A region of the Paracoccus pantotrophus genome:
TGCGCGCGGTCGAGGAGGATCCCGCCCGCCGCGCCATGCTGGACAGCCTGGAGCTGATGCTGGTCGGCGGCGCCAGCTTTGCCGAGGCGATGGCGCGGCGCGTCCCCGAGCTGCTGGGCTGCCGGTTGCAACAGGTCTTCGGCATGGCCGAGGGGCTGGTGAACTATACCCGGCTGGACGATCCCGAGGAGGTGATCTTTACCACCCAGGGCCGCCCGATCAGCCCCGACGACGAGGTCCGCGTCCTGGACGAGGACGGCAACCCGGTCCCCGACGGCACGCCGGGCGCGCTGGCCACCCGCGGCCCCTATACCTTCCGCGGCTATTACCGCAGCCCGGACCACAATGCGAAGGCCTTCGATGCCGAAGGGTTCTATTACTCGGGCGACGTGGTGGTGCGACAGGGCGGCAACCTGCGCGTCGTCGGCCGCATCAAGGACCAGATCAACCGCGGCGGCGAGAAGATCGCCGCCGAGGAGATCGAGAACCTGCTGGTCCGCCATCCCGACATCACCCATGCCGCGCTGGTCGCCGCGCCCGATGCGCATCTGGGCGAGAAAAGCTGCGCCTTCCTGGTGCTGCGCGAGGGGGCGGGCAAGCTTTCCCCGCCGGCGCTGCGCCGGCACCTGCTGGAGCTGGGCGTGGCCGAATACAAGCTGCCCGACCGTTTCCGCTTTCTGCCCGAATTGCCGCTGACCGCGGTGGGCAAGATCGACAAGCGCCGCCTGCGCGACAGCCTCGTGGCCGAAACCGCCTGAAAGGACGAATGATGGATAGTGCCGAAAAGACCGATCTCAGCCCCGAATGGCTGGCCGCCCGCGTAGCCGCGATGATCGAGGACGATTGCGAGATCGAGCCGGGCGAGAACCTCGTCCTTTACGGGCTCGATTCGATCGCGGTGATGACCTTTTCGTCCGAACTGAAGCAGATGGGCATCGAGGCCAGCTTCGAGGAACTGGCCCGCGAGCCGTCGCTGGACAATTGGTGGGCGCTGATTTCGTCGCGGCTGTGAACGACGGGCCGGCCGTGACGGGCCGGCCGTGAAGCGGGTCAGGCGCGCAGCGTCGCGCCGCCATCGACATACAGGTCGGCCATGGTGACATGGCCCGCCTGATCCGACAGCATGAACATCACCGCGCCGGCGATGTCCTCGGGCGTCGCCAGCTTCTTCAGCGGGATGCCGGTGCGATAGGCGTCCAGGCTGCCCTCGATCACCGCGCGCTCGCCGGCGCCGCCGTCCTCAGTCCACATGCCGGTCTGCATCGGCGTCAGGGTCGAGCCCGGCGCGACGATGTTGCAGCGCACGCCCTGCGCCGCCAGTTCCAGCCCCAGGCAGCGGACCAGCATGGTCGCCGCCGCCTTGGACGCGGCATAGGCGCCCATGTTCAGGCGCGGAATCCCCGCCGCGTTCGAGCTGACCGCGACAATGGCGCCGCCGCCGTTGCGCACCATGGCGCGGCCGAAGGCGCGGGTGATGTTGAAGGTGCCCCGGGCATTGACGCCGATCACCCGCTCCCATTCCTCGGGCGCAAGGTCCAGCAGCGGCCCGATGGCCAGCACGCCGGCCGCATGGACGCCTAGCCCCAGCGGGCCATGCGCCGCCTCGACCTCGGCCACCAGCGCCTCGACGGCATCGCCATCGCGCACGTCCAGCGCCCGGTTCTCGGCCCCCGCGACCGGGTTCGCGGCCAGCGCCGACTCGGTATCGCTGGCGACGACCTTCGCGCCGGCGTCCAGCAGCGCGGCGACCACGGCCCGGCCGATGCCGCCGGCCGCGCCGGTGACGATGGCGGTCCGGCCCTGAAATCCGGTCAGGCGCATGACTTCACCTCTTGCGCTTCCAGTGCGGCCAGCGCCTGCCGGGTGGACAGGGCCACGCCGCAGGTGGCGGCGATCCAGCCCATGGCCATGTCCTGCTTCTCGCGCGAAAAATCGGCCTGGGCATCGGCCACGGCAAAGGCCTCGATGTCGCGCTGGAACGCCTCGACGGCGGTGGCGAGACAGCCGATATGGGCATAGACGCCGCAGATCATCAGCTGGTCGCGGCCGCGCGCCCGCATCAGATGTTCCAGGTTGGAACGCTGGAAGGCGCTGTAGCGATGCTTGACCAGCACGATGTCGCCTGCCGCCGGGGCCAGTTCGGGCAGGATCTCCTCATGCTCGGGGACGGCGCT
Encoded here:
- a CDS encoding phosphopantetheine-binding protein, which codes for MMDSAEKTDLSPEWLAARVAAMIEDDCEIEPGENLVLYGLDSIAVMTFSSELKQMGIEASFEELAREPSLDNWWALISSRL
- a CDS encoding 2,3-dihydro-2,3-dihydroxybenzoate dehydrogenase, coding for MRLTGFQGRTAIVTGAAGGIGRAVVAALLDAGAKVVASDTESALAANPVAGAENRALDVRDGDAVEALVAEVEAAHGPLGLGVHAAGVLAIGPLLDLAPEEWERVIGVNARGTFNITRAFGRAMVRNGGGAIVAVSSNAAGIPRLNMGAYAASKAAATMLVRCLGLELAAQGVRCNIVAPGSTLTPMQTGMWTEDGGAGERAVIEGSLDAYRTGIPLKKLATPEDIAGAVMFMLSDQAGHVTMADLYVDGGATLRA
- a CDS encoding isochorismatase family protein yields the protein MALPGIAPYAPPTEAELPKARGPWQPERDRLALLVHDMQRYFCRPYPEGAPLAPVVGNIARLIHAARAAGVPVFYTAQKGDQFRPDRGLQADLWGPGMSAVPEHEEILPELAPAAGDIVLVKHRYSAFQRSNLEHLMRARGRDQLMICGVYAHIGCLATAVEAFQRDIEAFAVADAQADFSREKQDMAMGWIAATCGVALSTRQALAALEAQEVKSCA